A segment of the Streptomyces sp. XD-27 genome:
GGGCGCGGGCATCAGAGGATGTGCGGGGAGAGTCATGCACCGGGAGGGGAAGCTGATGATCCGGATACGGTCATCCGTCATCCGTGTCGCGACGGCGGTCGCGGCGGCGGCCGCGCTGACCGCGGGCTGCGGGGTGGGAGCGGGAGTCACCGGCGGCAGGGCCGCGGACGGGGGGAACCACACGCGGCAGGAGGCGGACGGCGCCGGGGGCGGCGGCGCGGCGGGCGGCTCCGCCGCGGAGGCCGCGCAGCGGAAGGCGGAGCTCGCCGCCGACCAGGAGGTGGCGCTGGAGACCGCGCCGAGCGAGGGCGCGCGCAGCGCCAACGCGACGGGGGTGCCGCCCGGCACGCTCAAGGGCAGGTCCGGCACGGTGGCGGGCGCCGTCGCCGCGGCGCAGCCCGGGGTCCAGTCGCTCGGCTCGACGGGCACGAAGGTCCGCGAACTCCAGGCGCGGCTGCTCCAGTTGGGGCTGTTCAAGCTCAATCCGACCGGGTACTTCGGCCCGATCACGCAGGCGTCGGTGCTGGCCTTCCAGCGCGCGCACGCCCTTCCCACCACCGGCAACGCGGGCCCGCTGACGTGGAAGGCCCTGAAGGCCAGGACCAAGGCACCGACCCGCGACCAGCTGTACCCGGTGACCACGCGCCCGGTCGCCAAGCCGGACAAGCGCTGCCTGACCGGCCGGGTGCTGTGCATCAGCAAACAGAGCCGCACCCTGACGTGGATGGTCGACGGCACGGTCCGCAGCGCGATGGACGTGCGGTTCGGCGCGCAGTACACCCCGACCCGCGAGGGTTCGTTCACGGTGTTCTGGAAGAGCCGGGACCACGTCTCGTCGATCTACCACACGCCCATGCCGTACGCGATGTTCTTCAGCGGCGGCCAGGCCGTGCACTACTCGTCGGACTTCGCCGCCCGCGGCTACAACGGGGCGTCCCACGGATGCGTGAACGTGCGGGACAAGGCGAAGCTCGCCACGCTCTTCGGCCAGGTGCGCACCGGCGACCGGGTCGTCGTCTACCGGTAGGGCGCATCGACCGGGCCGGACTCGTTCGGCTGGGGCTGGAGGGGATGAAGTGGGGCGCGGGTGGGGCCGGGGGAACGTGCCCCACCCGCGCCAGGTTGCGCGGTGCCGTAGGTACGGGGGGAACCCCGGCTCCCGCGCGGCCGATGACCAGTCGGCCTTGTTTCTTACAGCGTCACCGCCGCAAAAAACGTCACACCTGTGTTTCTCCGGTGCCCGGAGCCGTCGGGGAAGCCGCGGTCGCCGGTGCGGTGGCGGGGGCGGTGGGGGTGGGAACGGGCGTGGCGGTGGAGTCAGAAGGCGGAGGAGGGCTTCCGTTTCCGCCGCCCTTTCCTCCGCCGTTCTCGCCGCCACCGCCACCGTTGGAGCCGCCGCCGCTGGAGCCGCCGCCGGAGCCGCCACCACCGGAACCGCCGCCGGAGCCGCCCGAACCGCCGCCGCTCCCGGAGCCACCGCCCGAGCCGTCGGAACCGCCGGAGCCACCGGAGCCGTCCGAGCCACCGCCGGAACCACCGGAACCGCCGGAGCCGCCGCCGGTCTCCCCCGCGTTCTTGACGACACGCTCGCAGTAGGAGCGGACCGCCGCCGCGCCGCCCGCCGTGTTCTCCAGCTTCTTCAGCAGCGTCGGCTCGATCTCGGCCCCCTGCCCCGCCACGTACTGGCGGCAGACTCTGAGCACCCACTTCGTCTTGTCCGGCACCGGCGTCGATCCGGTTCCGGTGTCCGGGCCCTCCGTGCGGCCGTCCTCGTCGCCGTCCCCGGGGGTCCCGCTCGCGACCGTGCCGGGGCGCTCGTCCCCGTCGCCGTCGCGGTCACCGGGTCCCTTGGTGCGGCCGTCCGGGCCGGTCGCGCCCGGCGACGGCGTGACCGAGCCGCCGGAGACCTCGGGCCTGACCGAGGCGCCGCCGGCCGTCGCCCCGGCGGACGCCGTCGTCGCGGGCCGCCGCTCGTCGCTCTCGCCGAAGGGCGTCGGCAGGACGCCCACCCCGGCCGCGACGGCCATGCCACCGAAGGCGCAGCCCGCCAGGGCCACGACCATGCCCGCGCGCAGCGGTCGGCGCAGCCGCGAGGGGTGGTCGGCGCCGAGGCGGCCCAGTCGCGGGCCGAAGGCCCGTATCCCCGCCACCTCACTCGAACGCACCGTTCCGGTGGCCCGTGCGGCGCGGAAAGCGGCCACGGCCGCCTCCTCGCCGGGCAGCGGCTCCGCGCGTAGCGCGGGCGGTTCGGCGAGCGCCTTCAACGCGGCGGCCAACCGCTCCGCTTCGGCGTGCGACCGCTCGTCCCGGTCCGGCGTGGTCTGGCGCGCATCGACCTGCTCACCGCGCAGCAACCGCTCCACGGCATCGTTGTCCAACCAGTCGTAGCGGTGGTCGTCGGCCATCACATGTCCTTCTGCGTACGCGCGCGCGAATCCGTCACACCGGCCGACTTCGCCGCTCCGCGCCGGGTCTCCCGTTGCGCGGGTACGCCGTCGAGCACCGCCGGGTCGCCGTCCGCGGCCGGGCCGAGCAGATCCGCGAGGCGGCGCAGGCCCCGGTGTGCGGCGGTGCGCACCGCTCCGGGCCGCTTTCCGAGCACGTCGGCGGCGCTCTTCGCGTCGAGCCCGAGGACCACCCGCAGCACCACGGCCTCGGCCTGGTCCTGCGGCAGCTGGGCGATGAAGCCCAGCGTCCGGTCGGTGCCCAGCGCCTCCAGCGCCTCGCCGGCGGTGTCCGCGTCGGCGGGGCGGCCCTCCAGTTCGGTCTCGTCGCCGCCGATGGCCGGGCGGCGGCCCCGCATCCGGATGTGGTCGAGGGCGCGGTTGCGCGCGATCCGCGCGGCCCAGCCCCGGAACCGGTCGGCGTCGCCGGTGAAGCGGCCCAGGTCCCGGGCGATCTGCAGCCACGCCTCGGAGGCGATGTCCTCCGCGTCGGACTCGCCGACGAGTGTCCGTACGTATCCGAGCAGGCGCGGGTGCACGGACCGGTACACGGTCCGGAACGCCGTCTCGTCCCCGTTCTGCGCCGCGCGCACCGCGGCGGTCAGTTCCGCGTCGTCCCCCTGCACGCCCTCTTCCCGCTCCACTCGGAGAAACCCACGCCCCGCGATGCCGACGCGGCTGCCGATGCCAATGCCGTAGTCAGCCGTGGCCGCCTCCCATCAGTAGCCGGCGGGGCCGGGGCCGGGGGGCGGCGGATACGCGCCGGGCTGGGAGCCCGGCTGGCCGTACGGCGCGGGGCCGGGCTGGCCGTAGGGCGCGGCACCGGGTTGGCCGTAGGGCGCGGCACCGGGCTGGCCGTAGGGCGCGGCACCGGGCTGGCCGTACGGGCTCGCCGCGCCGTACGGATTCGGCGCCCCGTACGGCGCGGGGCCGCCCTGCGGCGGGAGGGAGGCGCGCTGCTCCTGCATGGCCGTGAGCCGGCGGACGAGGAGGATGGCCAGCACCGCCGCGGCGACCATGACGCCCAAGGCGATGACGTTGGAGAACATCGCGTTGTGCGCCTCCTTGAGCACGTCGTCGTCGCCGAAGAGGTTGTCCTCGACCTTCTCGTGGGCGTTGGAGTACCAGCCGAAGGTCACTCCGAACAGGTTGACGCCCCCGATCCAGCAGACCCACCACGCGTTGAGCAGACCGGTGGGGGCCTGCTGCGGGCCGTGCGGGGAGCTGGCGCGCCAGATGTCGTTGGCGATCTGCTTGGGGAACCAGAGGCTGACCACCGGGGTGAACCAGGAGCCCGCGGCCCAGCCGGTGCTCAGCCGGTGCTGTCCGGGCGCGAAGACCTCGGCGTTGCGGCGCATCCGGTGGAACCACATCGGCCAGGCGATCGCCGGGCCGATCCAGGCCAGCATCGACAGCAGGAGCATCGCCCCGAAGGTGTCGTCCGCGTCGTCGGCCTCCGCCATGGTCACGGGCTCGCCGTCCATCGCGTCACCGGCCAGCGACCACTGGTGGAACCGCGCGATGAGCGCTCCGAGGAAGGCGAGAGCCACGATGCCGAGCAGCACCTGGAGCGTGGTGGACAGCCCGCGCCGCAGGTCGGCCCCGGCGGCGGGCATGCCCATCGCGGGAGCCGGGTACGGGGCGGGGCCCGCGGGCGGCGCCGGGGCCTGCGACAGCTGCTGCTGGTACGTGCCGCACGCGGCGCACCGCCCGTCCGGCCCGACGGCGGCAGCCCGGCAGTTCCCACACGGATACATTCTTCGAGTCCCCCAGAGGCGTGGCCGGCTCCGGACCACGCAAGGAAAATGACCAACACACCGCACGACGGCGCGGACCTGCACGTTACGGGCAGGGGCCCAGTCAAGTCCAGAGCGGAAGCGGGCGCCCGGGTGTGACGAAATCCCGGCGTGCGACGCTGTAAGTGATGCGGGTCGGTGAGCGGCCCGCCCCTGGACGACGGTCGGGGCCTCTCCTGTGGGGGGTGGCGGCCCCGGCCGTCCCTTTTTCTCCGCCCTTCCTCCGCCCTTTCCGGGCGGTCTCCGCGCCGCCGCGCCCGTGGTTCCGCCGGGCCCGCTAGTCCACGCGCCCCGCCAGTACCGTGAAGTCCTGCCAGCTCAGAGCCGGTTTCCGCGGGTCCCACAGCCGCTGGGCGACGGCCCGTAGCGGCAGCCGGATGCCGGCGGCCACCTGCTCCTGGGTCTGCGCGTTCGCCCGGTCGCACCAGACGGCGAGCCTGCCGCCGAGCACCCGGTCAGGACCGGTGGGCAGCCCGCCGGGGACCGGCCGGGTGCCGCGCAGTACCTCCGGGGACCACTCCTCGTAAATACGTTCACCTGTCGGGTAGCGGAACTGGTTCGGCTCACCGAGTACGTAATAGAGGTACTCGTCGTTGAGGTTGACCATCTTCCAGCCCTCGGCCAGGTACTGCGCGGGCGGGCGGGCGCCGATCTCCCTTCCGGTCCAGTACTCGACCTGGAAGGCGCGGTCGGGGGCGACGACGCCGCCGGGGAAGAAGCCGTCGTTCCATGCCTTGGGGGTCTTGCCGAGGCCCCGCACCAGCCTCGCCCGGTCGTTGAGCCAGTCCGTCGCCAGGTCCTGGACCCGGGCCCGGCCGCCGAGGTCGCGGCGGGCCGCCGCGGCGAGCCGCGGGTAGGACGCCTCGGGGTCGCGGGCCGTCAGCGCGAGGTACTCGTCGCCGCCCAGGTGCCAGTACGGGCCGGGGAAGAGCGGGGTGAACTCGCGCAGCAGATCGTCCACGATGCGGGCGGCGGCGGGGTTCGCGATGTCGACGGAGCCGGTGACGGGCGTCCCGGAGGCGCGGCGCAGCTGGAGGTCGGGGTGAGCGCGCAGCACCGCGCCCAGGTGGCCGGGCGAGTCGAGTTCCGGGATGACCGTGATGTGCAGAGCGCCGGCGAGCCGGACGATCCGCCGCACCTGGTCCTTGGTGAGGTGGCGCTCGGAGACGATCTCGGGGTGGGTGTCGCTCTGGATGCGGAACCCCTGGTCGTCGGAGAAGTGCAGGGCGAGCTGGTTGAGCTTGAGGTCGGCCATCTCCCGCAGCCGGGCCTCGATCCACGCGGGGGTGAAGTACTTGCGGGCGATGTCGAGGTGCAGGCCGCGCTGCGGGCGCTCGGGCCGGTCCCGGATCTCGCCGTCGGGGAGGCCGCCGGTGGAGCGGACGGCCTGGAGCAGGGTGCGGGTGCCGTAGAAGACGCCCGCGTCGGCGGCGCCGGTGATCCGGACGCGGCCGTCGTGGACGGCGAGGGTGTAGGCCTCCGGGCCGCCGGTGTGCCCGGAGGCGACGGCGAGCTCCACGTCGCCGCGGCGGGGCGGGCCGTCGCCGGTGGACAGCCGCAGTTCGCCGGCGAGCAGCCGGGCCTCGTCGGCGAGCGGTCCCTCGGGGTCGGCGACGACGCGGCTGCCGCCGCCGGGCCGCCAGCCGGGCCCGGAGCGGGTGTCGGCGGTCCGTACGGCGGGGATGGTGCGCGGCGGCGGCACCGGATGGCTCGTCGGGGACGGGGTGGCGGAGGGCGAGGGCGAGCGAGGGGCCGAGGACGGGGCGGTGGTCCGGGGGCGGCTGGGGCTCGGCTTCGACCGGCCGTCCCCGTCGCCGCACCCGGCCAGGGTCATGAGGGGCGCGACGATGGCGGCGACGGTCACGACGGCAGCGGCCCGGATCGGCGTGGGCCGGGACATGCGCGGCACCCTCATGGAAGAAACCTCCTCATTACGCCCGAAAGTACGGGCGTAGCCGGACTCTCGCATTCCGCGCACCGCCGCGGTCCGGGCGCGCCCACGCCAAGATCCACGCCAAGATCCATGCCAGGGGCCGTCAAGGAGTCGTCCACCACGCCGGGGAGAGCCCTCCCGTCCGGGTGAATTGCGCGGATCCACCGGACAGAGCCGGACATACCCCGTTACGGTTACGTCGCTCCCGTCCCACCGAAGCCCTCCCGTCCCGCGCGCCCGAGGAGCCCACGCTGTCCAGCGACACTCCCGCCCCGACCTCGCCGGCCCGGCGCGTCAGACGGCGACAGCCCCGCGCCACCGTCCCGGCCGCCACCGTCCCCGTCCCCGCCGCTGCGGTCTCCGCCGCCGCGGGCGCCACCGCCGCCGCCCTCTCCGCGGCCACCGGGCCGCGCACCTCCCGGCCCCGGAGCCTGGACCGCTTCAACACGGCGCCCGCCGGGGCCGCCGAGGCCGCGCTGCTCGCCTGCTGCGGCAGCCGCGGCTGGGCCCGGCGGATCGCGGCGCACCGCCCGTACCCGGACCTGGAGTCCCTGCTGGCCGCGGGCGACGAGGCGAGCTACGACCTGACGGCCGCGGATCTCGCCGAG
Coding sequences within it:
- a CDS encoding DUF4328 domain-containing protein — protein: MYPCGNCRAAAVGPDGRCAACGTYQQQLSQAPAPPAGPAPYPAPAMGMPAAGADLRRGLSTTLQVLLGIVALAFLGALIARFHQWSLAGDAMDGEPVTMAEADDADDTFGAMLLLSMLAWIGPAIAWPMWFHRMRRNAEVFAPGQHRLSTGWAAGSWFTPVVSLWFPKQIANDIWRASSPHGPQQAPTGLLNAWWVCWIGGVNLFGVTFGWYSNAHEKVEDNLFGDDDVLKEAHNAMFSNVIALGVMVAAAVLAILLVRRLTAMQEQRASLPPQGGPAPYGAPNPYGAASPYGQPGAAPYGQPGAAPYGQPGAAPYGQPGPAPYGQPGSQPGAYPPPPGPGPAGY
- a CDS encoding family 20 glycosylhydrolase, encoding MRVPRMSRPTPIRAAAVVTVAAIVAPLMTLAGCGDGDGRSKPSPSRPRTTAPSSAPRSPSPSATPSPTSHPVPPPRTIPAVRTADTRSGPGWRPGGGSRVVADPEGPLADEARLLAGELRLSTGDGPPRRGDVELAVASGHTGGPEAYTLAVHDGRVRITGAADAGVFYGTRTLLQAVRSTGGLPDGEIRDRPERPQRGLHLDIARKYFTPAWIEARLREMADLKLNQLALHFSDDQGFRIQSDTHPEIVSERHLTKDQVRRIVRLAGALHITVIPELDSPGHLGAVLRAHPDLQLRRASGTPVTGSVDIANPAAARIVDDLLREFTPLFPGPYWHLGGDEYLALTARDPEASYPRLAAAARRDLGGRARVQDLATDWLNDRARLVRGLGKTPKAWNDGFFPGGVVAPDRAFQVEYWTGREIGARPPAQYLAEGWKMVNLNDEYLYYVLGEPNQFRYPTGERIYEEWSPEVLRGTRPVPGGLPTGPDRVLGGRLAVWCDRANAQTQEQVAAGIRLPLRAVAQRLWDPRKPALSWQDFTVLAGRVD
- a CDS encoding RNA polymerase sigma factor; amino-acid sequence: MQGDDAELTAAVRAAQNGDETAFRTVYRSVHPRLLGYVRTLVGESDAEDIASEAWLQIARDLGRFTGDADRFRGWAARIARNRALDHIRMRGRRPAIGGDETELEGRPADADTAGEALEALGTDRTLGFIAQLPQDQAEAVVLRVVLGLDAKSAADVLGKRPGAVRTAAHRGLRRLADLLGPAADGDPAVLDGVPAQRETRRGAAKSAGVTDSRARTQKDM
- a CDS encoding L,D-transpeptidase family protein gives rise to the protein MHREGKLMIRIRSSVIRVATAVAAAAALTAGCGVGAGVTGGRAADGGNHTRQEADGAGGGGAAGGSAAEAAQRKAELAADQEVALETAPSEGARSANATGVPPGTLKGRSGTVAGAVAAAQPGVQSLGSTGTKVRELQARLLQLGLFKLNPTGYFGPITQASVLAFQRAHALPTTGNAGPLTWKALKARTKAPTRDQLYPVTTRPVAKPDKRCLTGRVLCISKQSRTLTWMVDGTVRSAMDVRFGAQYTPTREGSFTVFWKSRDHVSSIYHTPMPYAMFFSGGQAVHYSSDFAARGYNGASHGCVNVRDKAKLATLFGQVRTGDRVVVYR